The Manihot esculenta cultivar AM560-2 chromosome 11, M.esculenta_v8, whole genome shotgun sequence genome includes a region encoding these proteins:
- the LOC110625863 gene encoding fructose-bisphosphate aldolase 6, cytosolic, which translates to MSCFKGKYHDELIANAAYIGTPGKGILAADESTGTIGKRLASINVENVESNRRAFRELLFCTPDVLQFLSGVILFEETLYQKRTDGKPFVDILKEGGVLPGIKVDKGIVELPGTNGETSTLGLDGLAERCQKYYEAGARFAKWRAVLKIGPTEPSQLSINENANGLARYAIICQENGLVPIVEPEILVDGSHDINRCADVTERVLAACYKALNDHHVLLEGTLLKPNMVTPGSDSPKVKPEVIAEYTVRALQRTVPPAVPAIVFLSGGQSEEEATINLNAMNKLKGKKPWSLTFSFGRALQQSTLKAWAGKEENVKKAQAAFHVRCKANSEATLGSYKGDATLGEGAADSLHVKDYKY; encoded by the coding sequence ATGAACTGATTGCCAATGCTGCTTACATTGGCACCCCTGGAAAGGGAATCCTGGCAGCAGATGAATCAACTGGCACAATAGGCAAGCGTCTAGCTAGCATCAATGTTGAGAATGTTGAGTCTAATAGGCGAGCTTTTCGCGAGCTCCTATTCTGCACTCCTGATGTCCTTCAGTTCCTCAGTGGTGTAATCCTTTTTGAGGAAACACTTTACCAGAAAAGAACTGATGGGAAGCCCTTTGTTGACATTCTCAAGGAAGGGGGTGTTCTTCCAGGAATCAAAGTTGACAAGGGAATTGTTGAGCTTCCTGGAACAAATGGTGAAACCTCAACTCTCGGACTTGATGGCCTAGCTGAGCGCTGTCAGAAGTATTATGAAGCTGGGGCTCGATTTGCTAAATGGCGAGCTGTGCTAAAGATTGGTCCAACTGAACCATCTCAACTTTCTATTAATGAGAATGCCAATGGCTTGGCACGTTATGCTATAATTTGCCAGGAGAATGGCTTAGTACCTATTGTTGAGCCTGAGATTTTGGTGGATGGATCTCATGATATTAATCGCTGTGCAGATGTGACTGAGCGCGTTCTCGCAGCTTGCTACAAAGCATTAAATGATCACCATGTTCTTCTGGAGGGAACTCTTTTGAAGCCAAACATGGTGACCCCTGGCTCAGATAGCCCAAAGGTTAAACCTGAAGTGATAGCTGAGTATACTGTCAGGGCTCTGCAGCGAACAGTTCCTCCTGCTGTTCCAGCTATTGTGTTCCTTTCTGGTGGACAAAGCGAGGAGGAAGCCACTATCAATTTGAATGCAATGAACAAACTCAAGGGCAAGAAACCCTGGTCCCTTACATTCTCTTTTGGCCGTGCTCTTCAGCAGAGCACCCTCAAGGCATGGGCAGGAAAGGAGGAAAATGTAAAGAAGGCGCAGGCTGCTTTCCATGTGAGATGCAAAGCTAATTCAGAGGCTACTTTAGGTTCTTACAAAGGGGATGCTACCCTGGGAGAAGGTGCTGCAGATAGTCTTCATGTGAAGGATTACAAGTACTAA
- the LOC110625864 gene encoding uncharacterized protein LOC110625864 has translation MHTFKKLKLLVAVLIFHLLFATCQSQHSSTTFCGKIPIQSPFLSSNSTVQSPLNRMMLCRSQKLFFRTSLGLLPVSSVDYTTKTLIISQPSCSSSQHFVSPALLSAGFPTSKPNSLLLFNCSNKIHPMTSFKGNCSRLNACAPSSETHRLQIPYSCLLVPDFEKLDKGFHPKDLNCSHYSRVYRSSSSDDYSDEYELGTRISFDIPDHVPDVCNECKKPNGNCGVGLRCICHPKDCRDKVISMAGSFKSFGTNMFFSILSSIVVLVSFMIY, from the exons ATGCATACATTCAAGAAACTCAAGCTTTTAGTTGCTGTGCTCATCTTTCATCTCTTGTTTGCTACTTGTCAATCCCAACACAGTTCTACCACCTTCTGTGGCAAAATCCCGATTCAGAGTCCCTTTCTGAGTTCAAATTCAACTGTTCAATCCCCATTAAATCGCATGATGCTATGCAGATCTCAGAAACTTTTCTTCAGAACCTCTCTTGGTCTTTTGCCAGTTTCTTCAGTCGATTACACAACTAAAACACTAATCATTTCTCAACCTTCTTGCTCTTCTTCCCAGCATTTTGTTTCTCctgctcttctgtctgctgggtTTCCTACTTCGAAGCCTAACTCACTTCTTCTCTTCAACTGCTCAAACAAAATCCATCCCATGACATCGTTTAAAGGCAACTGCAGTCGCTTGAATGCTTGTGCACCTTCATCTGAAACTCACCGTCTTCAAATCCCTTATTCATGCCTACTTGTTCCTGATTTTGAAAAACTTGACAAGGGTTTTCATCCAAAAGATTTGAATTGTTCACATTACAGCAGAGTGTATAGAAGTTCTTCAAGTGATGATTACAGCGACGAATATGAATTAGGGACAAGGATATCTTTCGACATCCCTGACCATGTGCCAGATGTCTGCAATGAATGCAAAAAGCCTAATGGAAACTGTGGAGTTGGATTGAGATGTATATGCCACCCTAAAGATTGTA GAGATAAGGTCATTTCTATGGCTGGATCATTCAAGTCATTTGGTACAAATATGTTCTTCTCTATACTTTCTTCCATTGTAGTCTTGGTTTCCTTCATGATTTattga
- the LOC110626064 gene encoding stress-response A/B barrel domain-containing protein At5g22580 encodes MGFEHLVIVRFKEGAVVADIMKGLEKLVSDVDLVKTFAWGEDLESPEMLTQGFTHAISMTFDKKQDYTAFQTHPSHVEFSATFSAAIEKIVVLCFSSVQVKPAIA; translated from the exons ATGGGGTTCGAGCACTTGGTCATTGTTAGGTTTAAGGAAGGCGCTGTGGTGGCGGACATTATGAAAGGCTTGGAGaagctggtttctgatgttgATCTTGTCAAGACCTTTGCATG GGGAGAGGATTTGGAGAGCCCAGAGATGCTTACACAAGGATTTACTCATGCAATCTCAATGACTTTTGACAAGAAACAAGACTACACTGCTTTTCAAACACATCCTAGTCATGTTGAGTTCTCTGCTACATTTTCAGCTGCCATTGAGAAGATTGTGGTTCTTTGTTTCTCATCTGTTCAGGTTAAACCAGCTATTGCATGA